A region of Silurus meridionalis isolate SWU-2019-XX chromosome 17, ASM1480568v1, whole genome shotgun sequence DNA encodes the following proteins:
- the si:ch211-198n5.11 gene encoding methylcrotonoyl-coenzyme A carboxylase 2 isoform X1 translates to MYRCMLRLLNGRICFTNQLCTQSLSRTAEKKSFQCQCTRFSSLQYLEHNPQLMYTHQAVLYRCISSSTRRRRLPSAFPVVDGACQLIHRHVFEANLQNSKECQQRYLELKEKVLKAGGEKAVARHTQRNKKVLVRERLHMLLDDDDYLELSFFAGMGLPYGDIPSAGCITGIGKINGLWCVFTANDATVKGGTAYPITVKKQLRAQEVAMQNRLPSIYLVDSGGAFLPLQSDIFPDKKHGGRVFYNEAIMSAMKIPQVAVVCGSCTAGGAYVPTMAEEAIIVHRIGTIFLAGPPLVKAATGEEVTPEQLGGAKLHSEVSGCVDHFAAVESEAYECTRNIISTLNFELPEEDNTEIEEPLYNAEDLMGLAPRSYNFSMDVKLIVSRLTDGSRFQEFKSNYGTTLVTGFAKIEGHLVGIVANNGKMTYEACLKGSHFVQLCEHRDIPLIFLQNTAPEPLHTLSKEKAETNTNVLKAQGSMMSAVACASTPKITVVIGGCHGGDSFAMCGRAFDPNFLFLWPNARVSILAPGHAGSLVQDEEEALHINEQLKEESSAFFSSGRLWDDGVILPQDTRKVLGKCLKIIKQQEYQLSQEKANHIPLRM, encoded by the exons ATGTATCGTTGTATGTTAAG gttatTAAATGGAAGGATATGCTTCACGAATCAATTATGCACCCAAAGTTTGTCAAGGACTgcagaaaagaaaagttttCAATGCCAGTGCACTCGTTTCAGCTCACTGCAATACCTAGAACACAATCCACAGCTTATGTACACACACCAGGCAGTGTTATACCGGTGTATAAGCTCAAGTACACGCAGAAGGAGGTTGCCCAGTGCCTTTCCAGTAGTAGATGGTGCATGTCAGCTTATTCACAGACATGTATTTGAAGCAAATTTGCAGAACAGCAAGGAATGCCAGCAAAG GTATCTAGAGCTAAAGGAGAAAGTGTTAAAGGCAGGTGGGGAAAAAGCTGTTGCCCGACATACGCAGAGAAACAAGAAGGTTCTTGTCAGGGAAAGACTGCACATGCTgttggatgatgatgattatctAGAGCTGTCATTCTTTGCTGGAATGGGTTTACCCTATGGGGACATCCCATCAGCTGGCTGTATCACAG GTATTGGGAAAATAAATGGGCtatggtgtgtgtttactgcTAATGATGCCACAGTGAAAGGGGGCACAGCTTACCCTATTACAGTAAAGAAACAGCTTCGGGCCCAGGAAGTGGCTATGCAGAATCGGCTCCCCAGTATTTACTTGGTTGACAGTGGGGGGGCATTTTTACCACTTCAG TCAGATATTTTTCCTGATAAAAAGCATGGTGGCCGTGTTTTTTACAATGAAGCTATAATGTCAGCAATGAAGATTCCGCAG GTGGCAGTAGTGTGTGGCTCATGCACTGCTGGTGGAGCCTACGTCCCCACTATGGCTGAGGAGGCGATCATTGTGCACAGAATAGGGACAATATTTTTAGCTGGTCCTCCTCTAGTTAAAGCTGCAACAGGGGAAGAAGTGACACCTGAGCAACTTGGAGGTGCCAAGCTGCACTCAGA GGTGAGTGGCTGCGTTGATCATTTTGCTGCTGTAGAGAGTGAGGCATATGAGTGTACTAGGAACATCATCTCCACTCTAAACTTTGAACTCCCAGAGGAGGACAACACTGAGATTGAGGAGCCCCTGTATAATGCTGAGGACCTTATGGGCCTTGCACCAAGGAGCTACAATTTCAGCATGGATGTCAAACTG ATTGTTAGTCGGCTGACTGACGGCAGTCGGTTCCAGGAGTTTAAGTCTAACTATGGTACCACTCTAGTGACTGGATTTGCGAAAATTGAAgg TCATTTGGTTGGCATTGTAGCCAATAATGGTAAGATGACATATGAAGCCTGTCTGAAAGGAAGCCATTTTGTCCAGCTGTGTGAGCATAGAGATATCCCTCTCATCTTCCTTCAGAACACAGCCCCAGAGCCTTTGCACACTCTCTCCAAAGAGAAG GCAGAGACCAACACCAACGTACTTAAAGCTCAGGGATCCATGATGTCTGCTGTGGCGTGTGCATCTACTCCTAAGATCACAGTAGTCATTGGAGGCTGCCATGGTGGTGACAGCTTTGCCATG tGCGGAAGGGCTTTTGATCCAAATTTCCTGTTTCTGTGGCCCAATGCTAGAGTGTCAATTTTAGCTCCAGGCCATGCTGGTAGTTTGGTGCAGGATGAAGAGGAGGCCTTGCACATTAATGAGCA GTTGAAAGAAGAGAGCTCAGCATTCTTTTCATCAGGCAGGCTATGGGACGATGGTGTGATTCTTCCGCAAGACACAAGGAag GTGCTgggcaaatgtttaaaaatcatcaaGCAACAGGAGTACCAGCTGTCTCAAGAAAAGGCTAACCACATACCTCTTCGAATGTAA
- the si:ch211-198n5.11 gene encoding methylcrotonoyl-coenzyme A carboxylase 2 isoform X2 yields MYTHQAVLYRCISSSTRRRRLPSAFPVVDGACQLIHRHVFEANLQNSKECQQRYLELKEKVLKAGGEKAVARHTQRNKKVLVRERLHMLLDDDDYLELSFFAGMGLPYGDIPSAGCITGIGKINGLWCVFTANDATVKGGTAYPITVKKQLRAQEVAMQNRLPSIYLVDSGGAFLPLQSDIFPDKKHGGRVFYNEAIMSAMKIPQVAVVCGSCTAGGAYVPTMAEEAIIVHRIGTIFLAGPPLVKAATGEEVTPEQLGGAKLHSEVSGCVDHFAAVESEAYECTRNIISTLNFELPEEDNTEIEEPLYNAEDLMGLAPRSYNFSMDVKLIVSRLTDGSRFQEFKSNYGTTLVTGFAKIEGHLVGIVANNGKMTYEACLKGSHFVQLCEHRDIPLIFLQNTAPEPLHTLSKEKAETNTNVLKAQGSMMSAVACASTPKITVVIGGCHGGDSFAMCGRAFDPNFLFLWPNARVSILAPGHAGSLVQDEEEALHINEQLKEESSAFFSSGRLWDDGVILPQDTRKVLGKCLKIIKQQEYQLSQEKANHIPLRM; encoded by the exons ATGTACACACACCAGGCAGTGTTATACCGGTGTATAAGCTCAAGTACACGCAGAAGGAGGTTGCCCAGTGCCTTTCCAGTAGTAGATGGTGCATGTCAGCTTATTCACAGACATGTATTTGAAGCAAATTTGCAGAACAGCAAGGAATGCCAGCAAAG GTATCTAGAGCTAAAGGAGAAAGTGTTAAAGGCAGGTGGGGAAAAAGCTGTTGCCCGACATACGCAGAGAAACAAGAAGGTTCTTGTCAGGGAAAGACTGCACATGCTgttggatgatgatgattatctAGAGCTGTCATTCTTTGCTGGAATGGGTTTACCCTATGGGGACATCCCATCAGCTGGCTGTATCACAG GTATTGGGAAAATAAATGGGCtatggtgtgtgtttactgcTAATGATGCCACAGTGAAAGGGGGCACAGCTTACCCTATTACAGTAAAGAAACAGCTTCGGGCCCAGGAAGTGGCTATGCAGAATCGGCTCCCCAGTATTTACTTGGTTGACAGTGGGGGGGCATTTTTACCACTTCAG TCAGATATTTTTCCTGATAAAAAGCATGGTGGCCGTGTTTTTTACAATGAAGCTATAATGTCAGCAATGAAGATTCCGCAG GTGGCAGTAGTGTGTGGCTCATGCACTGCTGGTGGAGCCTACGTCCCCACTATGGCTGAGGAGGCGATCATTGTGCACAGAATAGGGACAATATTTTTAGCTGGTCCTCCTCTAGTTAAAGCTGCAACAGGGGAAGAAGTGACACCTGAGCAACTTGGAGGTGCCAAGCTGCACTCAGA GGTGAGTGGCTGCGTTGATCATTTTGCTGCTGTAGAGAGTGAGGCATATGAGTGTACTAGGAACATCATCTCCACTCTAAACTTTGAACTCCCAGAGGAGGACAACACTGAGATTGAGGAGCCCCTGTATAATGCTGAGGACCTTATGGGCCTTGCACCAAGGAGCTACAATTTCAGCATGGATGTCAAACTG ATTGTTAGTCGGCTGACTGACGGCAGTCGGTTCCAGGAGTTTAAGTCTAACTATGGTACCACTCTAGTGACTGGATTTGCGAAAATTGAAgg TCATTTGGTTGGCATTGTAGCCAATAATGGTAAGATGACATATGAAGCCTGTCTGAAAGGAAGCCATTTTGTCCAGCTGTGTGAGCATAGAGATATCCCTCTCATCTTCCTTCAGAACACAGCCCCAGAGCCTTTGCACACTCTCTCCAAAGAGAAG GCAGAGACCAACACCAACGTACTTAAAGCTCAGGGATCCATGATGTCTGCTGTGGCGTGTGCATCTACTCCTAAGATCACAGTAGTCATTGGAGGCTGCCATGGTGGTGACAGCTTTGCCATG tGCGGAAGGGCTTTTGATCCAAATTTCCTGTTTCTGTGGCCCAATGCTAGAGTGTCAATTTTAGCTCCAGGCCATGCTGGTAGTTTGGTGCAGGATGAAGAGGAGGCCTTGCACATTAATGAGCA GTTGAAAGAAGAGAGCTCAGCATTCTTTTCATCAGGCAGGCTATGGGACGATGGTGTGATTCTTCCGCAAGACACAAGGAag GTGCTgggcaaatgtttaaaaatcatcaaGCAACAGGAGTACCAGCTGTCTCAAGAAAAGGCTAACCACATACCTCTTCGAATGTAA